In the Aneurinibacillus soli genome, one interval contains:
- a CDS encoding branched-chain amino acid ABC transporter permease, whose protein sequence is MKTGIDLLYNRSLKGPLLLLAILLVLPIVIPSPYVHGMMVLVGLYTIVGTGLSMLMGYAGQISLGHAAFYGMGAYMSAICTVKLGWPALAGILAGILVAIVIAYIIGVPALKLTEHYLGLATLGFGVIIFIFFKQLKSVTGGLDGFSGIPALNVFGIEFVTDMDYYYLVWPLVLCGILFARNVIQSRVGRALRSIHGSEVASNAIGVNSQTYKLQVFMMSAAYAAVAGSLYAHYITFISPQLFEATASINFLIMVIIGGVANIWGPLVGAMAFVFLSEGLKEVIPMVISNAGGEFEIVFFGILLVALLIYMPEGLLPSLQKLVGKQFGTKKAKPVAATPVVTASAEQAETPVRMAGGDK, encoded by the coding sequence ATGAAAACGGGAATTGATTTACTGTACAATCGAAGTCTTAAGGGCCCGCTCCTGCTGCTCGCGATCCTTCTCGTTCTTCCGATTGTCATTCCATCGCCATACGTTCATGGCATGATGGTACTAGTCGGCCTGTATACGATTGTGGGGACGGGATTATCGATGCTGATGGGGTATGCCGGGCAGATTTCGCTCGGCCATGCGGCGTTTTATGGAATGGGAGCCTATATGTCAGCGATCTGTACGGTGAAGCTGGGCTGGCCGGCTCTGGCTGGTATTCTGGCTGGTATCCTGGTAGCAATTGTGATCGCTTACATCATAGGTGTACCGGCATTGAAGCTGACAGAGCATTACCTTGGACTGGCGACACTTGGATTTGGTGTGATTATTTTTATCTTTTTCAAGCAGCTTAAGAGTGTGACAGGAGGGCTGGATGGGTTTTCTGGTATTCCGGCATTGAATGTGTTTGGCATAGAGTTTGTGACGGATATGGACTATTACTATTTGGTCTGGCCGCTTGTACTTTGTGGCATTTTGTTTGCACGTAATGTCATTCAATCACGTGTTGGCCGGGCGCTTCGTTCGATTCACGGCAGTGAAGTGGCGTCGAATGCAATCGGGGTAAATAGCCAGACGTATAAATTGCAAGTTTTTATGATGAGTGCCGCATATGCGGCTGTTGCAGGCAGTCTGTACGCTCACTATATTACATTTATTAGTCCACAGTTGTTTGAAGCGACAGCATCGATTAATTTTTTGATCATGGTTATTATTGGCGGAGTGGCGAATATATGGGGGCCGCTTGTCGGAGCCATGGCGTTCGTCTTTTTAAGCGAAGGATTAAAAGAAGTGATCCCGATGGTCATAAGCAATGCAGGTGGGGAATTCGAGATTGTATTCTTCGGTATCTTGCTTGTTGCGCTTCTCATCTATATGCCAGAAGGTCTGCTACCATCTCTGCAGAAGCTCGTAGGCAAGCAATTTGGTACGAAGAAAGCGAAACCGGTAGCGGCAACTCCTGTAGTCACCGCTTCAGCCGAACAGGCAGAGACACCGGTACGGATGGCAGGAGGAGATAAGTAA
- a CDS encoding branched-chain amino acid ABC transporter permease, whose amino-acid sequence MESLSQIVQLIFSGLTIGSIYALIAMGFVITYNITGVLNFAQGEFAMLGALVCVSAVGAGLPYGVAIIISILVVVLIAGLFERIAIYPARHSSVPTLIIITIGVAIAFRGIALFIWGTEPHMLRPLTDGQPFSISGAIIQQQSVWAIGVSLLSLVAMYLFFEKTFVGKAVIACVVNRFAARLMGIRPEKMSFLSISVSGGLGAIAGIIIAPISGASYNMGLMLGMKAFIAAVIGGLSNAPAAILGAMIIGLLESFTEGLWTTGFKDAVSFGVLLLVLFLLPNGIFAKSSGKRV is encoded by the coding sequence GTGGAGTCCCTTAGCCAGATCGTTCAGCTTATTTTTTCAGGATTGACGATTGGAAGCATATACGCACTAATCGCGATGGGTTTTGTCATTACGTATAACATTACCGGTGTACTCAACTTCGCGCAGGGGGAGTTTGCGATGCTTGGTGCTCTCGTATGCGTTTCAGCGGTCGGGGCTGGATTACCGTACGGAGTCGCAATCATCATAAGCATTCTCGTTGTCGTGCTAATCGCGGGTTTATTTGAGCGGATAGCGATTTATCCGGCTCGTCATTCGAGTGTACCAACTCTTATCATTATTACGATCGGTGTTGCCATTGCATTTCGTGGGATCGCGTTATTTATCTGGGGCACAGAGCCACATATGTTACGTCCACTTACGGACGGTCAGCCCTTCTCGATTAGCGGTGCGATTATTCAGCAGCAAAGTGTGTGGGCGATAGGTGTCTCCCTCTTAAGCCTTGTGGCCATGTATTTGTTTTTCGAAAAAACATTTGTCGGCAAGGCGGTTATTGCTTGTGTTGTGAATCGGTTTGCCGCCAGACTGATGGGCATCCGGCCGGAAAAAATGTCGTTTCTGTCTATCAGTGTGAGCGGCGGACTTGGTGCGATTGCGGGCATTATTATCGCACCGATCTCCGGCGCTTCTTACAATATGGGTCTGATGCTTGGAATGAAGGCGTTTATTGCAGCGGTGATTGGTGGGCTTTCCAATGCTCCCGCAGCCATTCTTGGTGCGATGATTATTGGATTATTAGAATCTTTTACAGAAGGATTGTGGACGACTGGCTTCAAAGATGCGGTCAGCTTTGGGGTACTGCTGCTCGTTTTGTTTCTTCTGCCGAACGGAATTTTTGCCAAATCGTCTGGAAAACGGGTGTAA
- a CDS encoding glucosaminidase domain-containing protein: MFRFTYVRVSVASLLAATLYIVLSLFPLSAQAETEADSQFYIDQNGSLQMNTNTITGSSQVSEDQMLHFARKVNPKFPAELPALYLAIGNKYGVRGDVAFCQMLKETGYYRFGGDVRASQHNYAGLGASGKGKQGLAFETSQDGVRAHIQHLFAYATKESIPSNEKIIDPRFRYVSRGSAPYWTSLNGRWAVPGRGYGQDILKLHREIMLQKS; encoded by the coding sequence TTGTTTCGATTTACTTACGTACGTGTGTCCGTAGCATCTCTACTAGCTGCTACACTGTACATTGTTTTGTCATTGTTTCCCTTATCCGCACAGGCAGAGACTGAGGCTGACAGTCAGTTTTATATCGATCAAAATGGAAGTCTTCAAATGAATACGAATACCATTACCGGATCGTCCCAAGTTTCGGAAGATCAAATGCTTCATTTTGCCCGTAAGGTGAATCCAAAGTTTCCTGCTGAACTTCCCGCTCTGTATCTTGCCATTGGCAATAAATACGGTGTTCGGGGCGATGTAGCCTTCTGTCAAATGCTGAAAGAGACAGGATACTACCGCTTTGGTGGAGATGTTCGTGCCAGCCAGCATAATTATGCAGGTCTCGGTGCCTCTGGCAAAGGAAAACAGGGGCTGGCTTTTGAAACCTCACAAGATGGGGTCCGCGCCCATATCCAGCATCTGTTTGCCTATGCTACCAAAGAAAGCATTCCGTCTAATGAAAAAATTATCGATCCCCGTTTCCGCTATGTTTCTCGCGGAAGTGCTCCTTACTGGACAAGCCTGAACGGAAGGTGGGCCGTTCCCGGGCGTGGATACGGTCAGGATATTCTTAAACTTCACCGCGAAATTATGCTTCAAAAATCATAA
- a CDS encoding ABC transporter substrate-binding protein, whose protein sequence is MKKWPLVVCSLFLASSITACSSKGTETKPASGDAKAGDTIKIGGVFSASGSASSLGKPEMDTIKMMADKVNAEGGINGRKIEVVAYDDKSDQNEAVIAVKKLIEQDKVVAVIGGTISGNSLAMIPQVEKSKIPYISLAASKKVNKPVKKYVFKTAQGDDVVVPRVVEYLKANKLTKVAWLGVDNPFGSSGEEEFVALAKTAGIEIVSREVFEATVNDAKPMLTRVKQANPQAVVIWGTAQESAVVTKNVRELGMKMPIVESHGIANNKFIELAGPAANGVILPAGRLLVADQIPADSKQKSILDSYNKLFTEKHSYSPGTFGGHAWDAFEILTNALKTAGDDPEKIVAAIEGTKEFIGVTGTFNMSAQDHNGLKSDSLAIIEIKDGKWTLKEN, encoded by the coding sequence ATGAAGAAATGGCCTTTAGTAGTATGCAGTTTGTTCCTGGCTTCCTCCATCACAGCCTGTTCAAGTAAAGGAACAGAAACAAAACCAGCATCCGGTGATGCAAAAGCGGGCGATACGATCAAAATTGGCGGTGTATTCTCCGCATCTGGCAGTGCAAGTTCACTCGGCAAGCCGGAGATGGATACGATTAAGATGATGGCAGACAAAGTAAACGCAGAAGGCGGCATTAATGGTCGGAAAATTGAAGTTGTGGCGTATGATGACAAGTCTGACCAGAATGAAGCCGTTATTGCGGTGAAGAAGTTAATCGAGCAGGACAAAGTAGTAGCTGTTATTGGCGGAACAATATCCGGTAACTCGCTTGCGATGATTCCGCAGGTAGAAAAATCAAAAATTCCATACATTTCCCTCGCGGCGAGCAAGAAAGTTAACAAGCCGGTGAAAAAGTATGTATTTAAAACGGCTCAGGGCGACGATGTTGTAGTGCCGCGTGTAGTCGAATATTTGAAAGCGAACAAGCTGACAAAAGTAGCATGGCTCGGTGTAGATAATCCGTTCGGTTCTAGCGGGGAAGAAGAATTCGTGGCACTGGCGAAAACAGCCGGTATCGAAATTGTAAGCAGAGAAGTATTTGAAGCCACCGTTAATGATGCGAAACCGATGCTGACGCGTGTGAAGCAGGCGAATCCGCAGGCTGTCGTAATCTGGGGAACGGCGCAGGAATCAGCAGTTGTAACGAAGAACGTCCGCGAGTTGGGCATGAAGATGCCGATTGTTGAATCACATGGCATCGCTAACAACAAATTCATCGAGCTGGCAGGTCCAGCTGCCAACGGTGTTATCCTTCCGGCAGGTCGTTTGCTTGTAGCCGATCAAATACCGGCTGATAGCAAGCAAAAGTCGATTTTAGATTCTTACAACAAGCTGTTCACCGAAAAACACAGCTATTCGCCAGGTACATTCGGCGGTCACGCATGGGATGCGTTTGAAATTCTCACAAATGCGCTGAAGACAGCAGGAGACGATCCGGAGAAGATTGTTGCTGCGATCGAAGGTACAAAAGAGTTTATTGGGGTAACGGGCACATTCAATATGTCAGCACAAGATCATAACGGTCTGAAGTCTGACTCCCTGGCGATTATTGAAATCAAAGACGGCAAGTGGACATTGAAAGAGAACTAA
- a CDS encoding ABC transporter ATP-binding protein: protein MTAPILLEVDNITKSFGGVTAVHDVSFAMHTQQIVAVIGPNGAGKTTLFNMITALMPPTTGSIRFQGQELAGKKPHQIAKLGITRTFQNLQVFNNMTVIENVMTGMHLRTGTGLLGAGFRLPGVGREERRMVEKALGYLEAVGLLPYAYESAALLPYGNQRLLEIARAAAAEPKLILLDEPMAGLNPEESRELVNVILKMREQGMTFLFVEHDMETVMAVADNIVVLDYGGKIAEGKPEEIYNNPKVIAAYLGEEEDEEEEMPC from the coding sequence ATGACAGCACCTATACTCTTGGAAGTGGATAACATAACGAAAAGCTTCGGGGGCGTTACAGCTGTTCATGACGTGTCATTTGCCATGCATACGCAGCAGATCGTAGCCGTTATCGGCCCGAATGGAGCGGGTAAGACGACGCTGTTTAATATGATTACGGCATTAATGCCGCCAACAACGGGCTCGATTCGATTCCAGGGACAGGAGCTTGCAGGCAAAAAGCCGCATCAGATCGCGAAACTCGGCATTACTCGTACCTTTCAAAATTTACAGGTTTTTAATAATATGACGGTCATTGAAAATGTGATGACCGGCATGCACCTGCGGACGGGTACGGGCCTGCTTGGAGCGGGGTTTCGCTTGCCTGGTGTCGGACGGGAAGAAAGGCGAATGGTAGAGAAGGCGCTCGGCTACTTAGAGGCGGTAGGGTTGCTTCCATACGCATATGAGAGTGCGGCTCTGCTGCCATATGGCAACCAGCGTCTGCTTGAAATTGCACGTGCCGCAGCCGCGGAGCCGAAGCTCATTTTGCTTGATGAACCGATGGCTGGACTGAATCCGGAAGAATCGCGTGAGCTTGTGAATGTCATCTTGAAAATGCGCGAACAGGGCATGACGTTCCTCTTTGTCGAACATGACATGGAGACGGTCATGGCGGTAGCTGACAATATTGTTGTACTTGATTATGGCGGCAAGATTGCAGAGGGAAAACCGGAGGAAATCTACAACAATCCGAAGGTAATTGCTGCTTACCTGGGAGAAGAAGAGGATGAAGAGGAGGAGATGCCATGCTGA
- a CDS encoding ABC transporter ATP-binding protein, with amino-acid sequence MLSVNGLHTYHGYLHVLNGISFSLEKGEIFAIVGSNGAGKSTLLGTIAGVYTPKEGKIMFEGENISGIRAESVVKKGIALVPERRQIFDSLSVKDNLMLGSYHRFRQEHRQVMRDYEKVLDVFPRLKSMLDRPGGLLSGGEQQMVAIARGLMANPKLIMLDEPSLGLAPLIVKGIMEMLRQLKDEFGTTVILVEQNVKAALGIADHACVLERGQIVIGGTAREVAANPEVRAAYLGKGKKAM; translated from the coding sequence ATGCTGAGCGTAAACGGTCTCCATACGTATCACGGCTATTTGCATGTCTTAAATGGGATTTCCTTCTCACTTGAAAAAGGGGAAATTTTTGCGATTGTTGGATCGAACGGAGCTGGAAAAAGCACATTACTTGGAACAATCGCGGGAGTTTACACTCCCAAAGAAGGGAAAATTATGTTTGAAGGCGAAAACATTAGTGGTATAAGGGCCGAGAGTGTTGTAAAGAAAGGGATTGCACTCGTTCCCGAACGCCGACAAATATTTGACTCTCTTTCTGTAAAAGATAATCTTATGCTAGGATCGTACCATCGATTTCGTCAGGAACATCGCCAGGTTATGCGGGATTATGAAAAAGTACTCGATGTATTCCCACGCCTGAAATCAATGCTTGACCGTCCGGGTGGGCTTTTAAGTGGGGGAGAGCAACAGATGGTAGCGATCGCGCGCGGCCTGATGGCCAATCCGAAGTTGATTATGCTTGATGAACCATCTCTGGGCTTAGCCCCGCTTATTGTCAAAGGGATTATGGAAATGTTACGGCAGCTAAAAGACGAATTTGGTACGACCGTTATTTTGGTAGAGCAAAACGTCAAAGCTGCCTTAGGGATTGCTGATCATGCCTGTGTGCTTGAACGTGGCCAGATCGTCATTGGTGGAACCGCTCGTGAAGTTGCCGCGAATCCGGAAGTGCGTGCCGCTTACCTTGGCAAAGGAAAAAAAGCGATGTAG
- a CDS encoding pyridoxamine 5'-phosphate oxidase family protein, with the protein MAGKQEIPTALTEQQMELFNGETLVLLSTVDAETSVPNVNAISWVKAAAADRVRFSVTNSSRIVANVKANPNVTLCVIGLGTVYSIAGSCTILEDKMEGVAMPLSNIEVAIKGVYETMFWGAKITQEPVFEKTYDLEKAKALDEQVYAAMLK; encoded by the coding sequence ATGGCAGGTAAACAAGAGATTCCAACAGCATTAACCGAACAGCAGATGGAGCTATTCAACGGTGAAACATTGGTGCTTTTAAGCACGGTCGACGCAGAGACGAGTGTACCAAATGTAAATGCAATTTCGTGGGTGAAGGCAGCGGCGGCTGACCGTGTACGTTTCTCGGTAACGAATTCATCCCGAATCGTGGCGAACGTAAAGGCGAATCCAAACGTAACGTTATGTGTGATCGGACTGGGTACGGTGTATTCTATCGCCGGAAGCTGCACCATTCTGGAAGACAAGATGGAAGGCGTGGCGATGCCATTATCCAACATCGAGGTTGCGATCAAAGGTGTGTACGAAACGATGTTCTGGGGCGCAAAAATCACCCAGGAGCCGGTGTTTGAGAAAACGTATGATTTGGAAAAAGCGAAGGCGCTTGACGAACAAGTATATGCAGCGATGCTGAAATAG
- a CDS encoding YcdB/YcdC domain-containing protein, with protein MGKREQQRWTRVVIAGVILAGGMLPYNVMAQEVKADSASVSTARETDTAIKREQAIQKAKQIVSIPDSYKEERVELDTNNYTKRTQWNLSWQSNAPEEQGGITVSIDASDGTLVSIQRWSSQDGQASPLPPTWDYEKVIEDARSLVKKQYGSYASNLRLNAESEKQFRSNTGGQFFDQSLYFERIEDGVPVVNQGLRLSYDRKGNVRYLDFSWDKKLAFEKGQVKSKEEILKNYTDKLQMEVAYLPNTDRPNGKVELAYVPSVQLTDSFYGTLPTAVIDARTGKPLDINTGLESGYTIQSATPLSSTSVSVPTNLKLDADQAIARARQMVQVDDKMEVQNKSYREETMPYKRKIWDISWQAKDGMSKYTGATVDAETGEVIRTNVYGMSYDMKMRENAAIKVNVTQQQAQAKAEEYVRRAVPGRLSSLYTASVTPNLYNNDPDKILNYSVTFMRKEKDVRVIGEGAWVTIDAETGDVTDYNLNGFKQPLPEIKNVISAQQAKEKVVGFLKAELNYLAPNPYNPSDGKNSRPAKLMYTIGLKDQQSPFPYMAQYMDARTGEWKVYGNQPVNNTGLPVQDIKGHALEKELQKIIEANLIEVKDGKLNPDQKLTRGELMNLVRSMHRYMYNYYPGVPNPTFSDVGEDSEYSQAVEWSVQQRLLKKEAMNFDPNGAATREFIAEIVVRGLGYDKLAEIDGVFDLPFADAASMKHKGYAALVKRLHIMNTDVRNEFEPERQVTKAEAAVILYRYLQVKDKVSGQ; from the coding sequence ATGGGAAAACGTGAACAGCAGCGATGGACCCGAGTAGTCATCGCAGGTGTCATTCTAGCAGGGGGAATGCTGCCGTATAATGTTATGGCACAGGAAGTAAAAGCAGACAGCGCTTCTGTCTCTACAGCACGAGAAACCGATACAGCTATTAAACGGGAGCAGGCTATACAGAAAGCGAAACAAATTGTTTCGATACCTGATTCTTACAAGGAAGAGCGCGTGGAGCTTGACACCAACAATTATACGAAGCGAACCCAGTGGAATTTGTCATGGCAATCTAACGCACCGGAGGAACAAGGCGGGATTACGGTATCAATTGATGCAAGTGACGGAACGCTTGTGAGCATTCAGCGCTGGTCTTCTCAGGACGGACAGGCAAGTCCTCTCCCTCCAACATGGGACTATGAAAAAGTAATCGAGGATGCTCGCTCCCTTGTAAAAAAACAATACGGATCATACGCCAGCAATCTACGGCTTAATGCAGAGTCGGAGAAGCAATTCCGTAGTAATACAGGGGGGCAGTTTTTTGACCAATCCCTCTATTTTGAGCGGATCGAAGATGGGGTTCCGGTAGTAAATCAGGGATTGCGCCTTTCATATGATCGCAAAGGAAACGTTCGATATCTGGATTTCTCCTGGGATAAAAAGCTTGCCTTCGAAAAAGGACAGGTAAAGTCAAAGGAAGAAATCTTGAAGAACTATACAGATAAGCTGCAAATGGAGGTGGCTTATTTACCAAATACGGATCGTCCAAATGGTAAAGTAGAGCTAGCTTATGTCCCGTCTGTCCAGTTGACGGATTCTTTCTATGGCACGCTTCCGACGGCTGTGATTGATGCTAGAACAGGTAAACCGCTTGATATTAACACAGGGTTGGAATCGGGATATACGATCCAAAGCGCTACTCCGTTGTCTTCTACTTCCGTATCGGTGCCTACTAATTTGAAGCTTGATGCAGATCAGGCAATCGCAAGGGCGCGCCAGATGGTACAGGTGGATGATAAGATGGAAGTGCAAAATAAAAGCTACCGGGAAGAAACGATGCCATATAAGCGCAAAATATGGGACATCTCCTGGCAAGCAAAAGACGGTATGTCTAAATATACAGGTGCAACGGTAGATGCTGAGACAGGCGAAGTGATCAGAACGAATGTATACGGCATGTCGTACGACATGAAAATGAGAGAGAACGCCGCAATCAAGGTAAATGTGACACAGCAACAGGCGCAAGCGAAAGCGGAAGAGTATGTGCGTCGTGCGGTTCCAGGTCGCCTGTCAAGCTTGTATACAGCGAGTGTTACACCGAATCTGTACAATAATGATCCAGACAAAATTTTGAACTACTCGGTAACGTTCATGCGTAAAGAAAAAGATGTCCGTGTCATCGGCGAAGGAGCATGGGTTACGATTGATGCCGAGACAGGGGATGTTACCGATTACAATCTCAATGGATTTAAGCAGCCGCTTCCGGAAATAAAAAATGTAATTTCTGCCCAACAGGCAAAGGAGAAGGTTGTGGGTTTTCTGAAAGCGGAATTGAACTATCTAGCGCCAAATCCATATAACCCATCAGATGGGAAAAATAGTCGTCCGGCGAAGCTAATGTATACGATTGGTTTGAAGGATCAGCAGTCTCCCTTCCCTTATATGGCACAGTATATGGATGCACGTACAGGGGAGTGGAAAGTGTATGGAAATCAGCCCGTAAATAATACGGGATTGCCGGTTCAGGATATTAAAGGACATGCACTGGAAAAAGAGCTTCAGAAAATAATAGAAGCAAACCTGATTGAAGTGAAGGATGGAAAACTGAATCCAGATCAGAAGCTTACACGTGGAGAGTTGATGAATCTCGTTCGCTCCATGCACCGTTATATGTATAATTACTATCCAGGTGTTCCGAATCCGACATTTAGTGATGTTGGAGAAGACAGTGAATACAGTCAGGCTGTGGAATGGTCTGTGCAGCAACGTCTCTTGAAGAAAGAAGCGATGAATTTTGATCCGAATGGAGCAGCTACACGTGAGTTTATAGCGGAAATCGTAGTTCGTGGACTGGGTTACGATAAGCTAGCTGAGATAGACGGTGTTTTTGACCTTCCGTTTGCAGATGCAGCATCAATGAAACATAAAGGATATGCGGCTCTTGTAAAACGTTTACACATCATGAATACGGATGTGCGGAATGAATTCGAGCCAGAGCGTCAGGTAACAAAAGCGGAAGCAGCCGTTATTTTATACCGTTATCTTCAGGTGAAAGATAAGGTTAGTGGACAATAA
- a CDS encoding SDR family oxidoreductase — protein MTSMNKPENTVVPSTQPSQEGYLQPDLQTQMKPQPAAECTSYQAAGKLKGKVALITGGDSGIGRAVAIAYAKEGAEVAILYLEAHEDAEQTKQFVEKEGVRCLLIAGDVGDEHVCEDAVQKAVSEFGRLDILVNNAGEQHVQDGIENITSEQLHRTFQTNIFSMFYLTKAALPHLKLGSTIINTTSITAYKGHPVLIDYASSKGAIVSFTRSLSQSLVEKGIRVNAVAPGPIWTPLIPATFPQEMVAQFGKNTPMKRPGQPDELAPSYVFLASEDASYITGQVIHVNGGTVLNG, from the coding sequence ATGACAAGCATGAACAAACCAGAGAACACAGTTGTCCCTTCGACACAGCCTTCTCAAGAAGGATATCTACAGCCGGACCTTCAGACGCAGATGAAGCCACAGCCTGCGGCAGAATGTACATCATACCAAGCAGCTGGAAAGCTGAAAGGAAAAGTAGCTCTTATTACCGGTGGTGACAGCGGCATTGGGCGCGCAGTGGCCATCGCGTATGCAAAAGAAGGAGCAGAGGTTGCCATTTTATATCTTGAAGCGCATGAGGATGCGGAACAAACGAAACAGTTCGTCGAAAAAGAAGGGGTGCGCTGCTTGCTCATTGCCGGAGACGTGGGTGATGAGCACGTGTGCGAGGATGCTGTACAAAAAGCTGTGAGTGAATTTGGTCGTCTTGACATTCTTGTGAATAATGCGGGTGAGCAGCATGTGCAGGATGGGATTGAAAACATTACGTCCGAACAGTTGCATCGTACATTTCAGACGAACATTTTCTCCATGTTCTATTTGACAAAAGCAGCGCTCCCTCATCTTAAACTGGGCAGCACAATTATCAATACGACATCCATTACAGCGTACAAAGGACATCCTGTACTGATTGATTATGCTTCAAGTAAAGGGGCTATCGTATCTTTTACACGATCTCTGTCTCAATCTCTTGTGGAAAAAGGCATTCGCGTCAATGCTGTTGCGCCAGGCCCGATCTGGACACCACTTATCCCGGCTACCTTCCCACAGGAGATGGTGGCGCAGTTCGGCAAGAATACGCCGATGAAGCGCCCAGGACAGCCAGATGAATTGGCACCAAGCTATGTGTTTCTTGCTTCAGAGGATGCATCCTATATTACCGGCCAGGTCATTCATGTAAATGGGGGAACCGTGCTGAATGGATAA